A genomic segment from Garra rufa chromosome 5, GarRuf1.0, whole genome shotgun sequence encodes:
- the vcp gene encoding transitional endoplasmic reticulum ATPase: protein MASGGESKNDDLSTAILKQKNRPNRLIVDESINEDNSVVSLSQAKMDELQLFRGDTVLLKGKKRRETVCIVLSDDTCSDEKVRMNRVVRNNLRVRLGDVISIQPCPDVKYGKRIHVLPIDDTVEGITGNLFEVYLKPYFLEAYRPIRKGDIFLVRGGMRAVEFKVVETDPSPYCIVAPDTVIHCEGEPIKREDEEESLNEVGYDDIGGVRKQLAQIKEMVELPLRHPALFKAIGVKPPRGILLYGPPGTGKTLIARAVANETGAFFFLINGPEIMSKLAGESESNLRKAFEEAEKNAPAIIFIDELDAIAPKREKTHGEVERRIVSQLLTLMDGLKQRAHVIVMAATNRPNSIDPALRRFGRFDREVDIGIPDATGRLEILQIHTKNMKLADDVDLEQVANETHGHVGADLAALCSEAALQAIRKKMDLIDLEDETIDAEVMNSLAVTMDDFRWALSQSNPSALRETVVEVPNITWEDIGGLDDVKRELQELVQYPVEHPDKFLKFGMTPSKGVLFYGPPGCGKTLLAKAIANECQANFISIKGPELLTMWFGESEANVREIFDKARQAAPCVLFFDELDSIAKARGGNVGDGGGAADRVINQILTEMDGMSSKKNVFIIGATNRPDIIDPAILRPGRLDQLIYIPLPDEKSRIAILKANLRKSPISKDVDVDFLAKMTNGFSGADLTEICQRACKLAIRESIENEIRRERERQTNPSAMEVEEDDPVPEIRKDHFEEAMRFARRSVSDNDIRKYEMFAQTLQQSRGFGSFRFPSSNQGGSGPSQGSSSGGGGAIFNEDNDDDLYG, encoded by the exons ATGGCTTCGGGTGGAGA ATCCAAAAATGATGATCTTTCCACTGCCATTCTGAAGCAGAAGAACAGGCCAAATAGGTTGATTGTTGATGAATCCATCAATGAAGACAACAGCGTGGTGTCTCTCTCTCAG GCAAAGATGGATGAGCTCCAGCTCTTTAGGGGAGACACAGTTCTGTTGAAGGGCAAGAAGAGGAGGGAGACTGTTTGCATCGTCCTATCTGATGACACCTGCTCTGATGAAAAAGTTCGCATGAACAGGGTGGTCCGCAACAACCTCAGGGTGCGCCTTGGAGATGTCATTAG TATTCAGCCATGTCCAGATGTGAAGTATGGAAAGCGCATACACGTTCTGCCAATCGATGACACAGTGGAGGGCATCACTGGCAACCTGTTCGAGGTCTATCTTAAGCCTTACTTCTTGGAGGCTTACCGACCAATCCGTAAAG GTGATATTTTCCTGGTCAGAGGAGGTATGCGTGCTGTGGAGTTCAAAGTGGTGGAGACTGACCCCAGCCCGTACTGTATTGTGGCCCCAGACACAGTGATCCACTGTGAGGGTGAACCCATCAAGAGAGAG GATGAGGAAGAGTCTCTGAATGAGGTGGGTTATGATGACATTGGAGGGGTAAGGAAACAGCTTGCCCAAATCAAAGAAATGGTGGAGCTGCCTCTGAGACACCCAGCTCTCTTCAAGGCAATTGGAGTGAAG CCTCCCCGTGGCATTCTGCTGTATGGACCCCCTGGAACTGGAAAGACTCTCATCGCTCGTGCTGTGGCAAATGAAACTGGAGCATTCTTCTTCCTCATCAATG GCCCTGAGATCATGAGTAAACTGGCAGGTGAATCTGAAAGCAATTTGCGCAAGGCTTTTGAGGAAGCAGAGAAGAACGCACCAGCCATCATCTTTATTGATGAGCTCGATGCTATTGCACCAAAAAGAGAGAAG ACTCATGGTGAGGTGGAGAGGCGCATTGTGTCTCAGCTGCTCACTCTGATGGACGGACTGAAGCAGAGGGCTCATGTCATTGTCATGGCAGCCACTAACAGACCCAACAGCATTGACCCAGCTCTCAGGCGATTTG GCCGCTTTGACAGAGAAGTGGACATTGGCATTCCAGACGCTACTGGAAGACTTGAGATACTTCAGATCCACACCAAGAACATGAAGCTTGCAGATGATGTTGATCTGGAGCAG GTGGCAAATGAGACCCACGGCCATGTGGGTGCTGATCTGGCCGCCCTCTGCTCAGAGGCTGCCCTGCAAGCCATCAGAAAGAAAATGGACCTGATTGATCTGGAGGATGAGACCATCGACGCAGAGGTTATGAACTCCCTGGCTGTAACAATGGATGACTTCAGG TGGGCCCTCAGCCAGAGCAACCCATCTGCCCTGAGAGAGACAGTTGTGGAGGTGCCCAACATCACCTGGGAGGATATTGGTGGCCTTGATGATGTCAAGAGAGAGTTGCAGGAGCTGGTGCAG TACCCAGTGGAACATCCAGACAAATTCCTTAAGTTTGGCATGACCCCATCCAAGGGTGTGCTGTTCTATGGACCACCAGGTTGTGGTAAAACCCTGCTGGCCAAGGCCATTGCCAATGAGTGCCAGGCCAACTTCATCTCAATTAAGGGCCCAGAGCTGCTCACCATGTGGTTTGGAGAATCAGAGGCTAATGTCCGTGAGATCTTTGACAAG GCTCGTCAAGCTGCTCCTTGTGTGCTGTTCTTTGATGAGTTGGACTCCATTGCTAAGGCTCGTGGTGGAAACGTTGGTGATGGTGGCGGTGCTGCTGACAGAGTCATTAACCAGATTCTCACAGAAATGGACGGTATGTCCAGCAAGAAGAACGTCTTCATCATTGGGGCCACCAACAGACCAGACATCATTGACCCTGCCATCCTCAGGCCTGGCCGACTGGACCAGCTTATCTACATCCCACTGCCTGATGAGAAGTCTCGCATTGCCATTCTCAAAGCTAACCTCAGGAAGTCTCCAATCTCAAAG GACGTGGACGTGGACTTCTTGGCCAAGATGACCAATGGCTTTTCAGGTGCCGACTTGACTGAGATCTGTCAGAGAGCCTGTAAACTGGCAATCCGCGAGTCCATTGAGAATGAGATCAGACGGGAACGTGAGAGGCAGACCAATCCTTCTGCAATG GAGGTGGAGGAGGATGACCCAGTGCCTGAGATTAGAAAGGACCATTTCGAGGAAGCCATGCGCTTTGCCCGCCGATCCGTCAGCGATAACGACATCCGCAAATACGAGATGTTCGCACAGACCCTGCAACAAAGCAGAGGCTTTGGCAGTTTCAG atTCCCATCCAGTAACCAAGGAGGAAGTGGACCAAGTCAGGGCTCTTCGAGTGGTGGCGGAGGTGCCATCTTCAATGAGGACAACGATGATGATCTTTATGGATAA
- the akr1a1a gene encoding aldo-keto reductase family 1 member A1-A, translating into MMATITLSTGKQMPTVGLGTWKSAPGQVKQAVLAALDCGYKHIDCAAAYSNEREVGEALSERLGAGKPLKREDIFVTSKLWNTKHHPDDVEEACKKSLSDLRLSYLDLYLMHWPMAFKRGDELMPRRSDGTILYDDTHYRDTWAAMEKLVDQGLVKAIGLSNFNARQIDDILSIAKHKPVVNQVECHPYLVQTQLVCHCWSRGLAVTAYSPLGSPDRPWVTSGEAHLLDDPRVVGLAKRYNKTPAQVIIRWHVQRGVVCIPKSVTPSRIKQNIEVFDFKLTDEDMRVIESFNRNERLIIPTIMIDGQKVWRDGKHPHFPFSDPY; encoded by the exons ATGATGGCAACAATCACTCTCTCCACGGGTAAGCAAATGCCAACGGTGGGCTTAGGAACATGGAAAAGTGCCCCAGGACAG GTGAAGCAGGCTGTACTGGCAGCTTTAGACTGTGGCTACAAGCACATTGACTGCGCAGCGGCTTACAGCAATGAGCGAGAGGTCGGAGAGGCCCTGAGTGAACGACTTGGAGCAGGAAAG CCTCTGAAGCGAGAAGACATTTTTGTGACCTCCAAGTTGTGGAACACCAAGCACCATCCAGATGATGTGGAAGAGGCCTGCAAAAAGTCTTTGTCAGATCTGAGGCTCAGTTATCTGGACCTGTATCTCATGCACTGGCCAATGGCTTTTAA GAGAGGAGATGAGCTGATGCCCAGGCGATCTGATGGCACCATTCTGTATGATGACACTCACTATAGAGACACATGGGCAGCCATGGAAAAGCTAGTTGACCAAGGCCTGGTAAAAGCCATTGGCTTGTCAAACTTCAATGCCAGACAGATTGATGACATTCTCAGCATTGCTAAACACAAGCCAGTGGTCAACCAG gtGGAGTGCCATCCATACCTGGTTCAGACTCAGCTGGTATGTCACTGTTGGAGTCGAGGGCTAGCAGTAACAGCCTACAGTCCTCTGGGATCTCCTGATCGCCCATGGGTTACATCTGGAGAAGCCCATCTGCTGGATGACCCAAGGGTGGTCGGTTTGGCCAAGCGCTATAACAAGACTCCTGCTCAGGTCATCATCAG ATGGCACGTACAAAGAGGTGTCGTTTGCATCCCCAAAAGTGTCACTCCATCCAGGATCAAACAGAACATTGAG GTGTTTGATTTTAAATTAACCGATGAAGACATGAGGGTGATCGAATCATTCAACAGGAATGAGAGGCTTATCATTCCAACTATAATG ATAGATGGGCAAAAGGTTTGGAGAGATGGAAAACACCCTCATTTTCCTTTCAGTGATCCATATTGA